Proteins from one uncultured Desulfovibrio sp. genomic window:
- a CDS encoding branched-chain amino acid ABC transporter permease has translation MRFNLTTLLNILLIVLVGAGLWLTERHELLGDYQIYIVKLIFINAILALSLNLIYGFTGLFSLGHAGFMAIGAYVGALCTLLPEQKEMMWILDPIIWPFSVLHTPFWVAVLAGGLVAAVFALVIALPVLRLGDDYLGIATLGFAEIIRVLIVNMTAITNGSLGIKGIPAEATLLTCYAWMIVTLIVLARLLFGNFGNVLRCIRDNEIAANVMGINVFGYKVLSFCLGAFFAGVGGALLGSHLSTIDPKMFNFLLTFNVLMFVVAGGLGSLTGSLLGAGIITVLLEWLRAIEEPMDLGFVEIPGIPGMRMVVFSLVLLLIIIFRREGITGTRELTWKVFGIGRKKA, from the coding sequence ATGCGTTTCAACCTCACCACGCTGCTCAACATTCTGCTCATCGTGCTGGTGGGCGCCGGCCTCTGGCTCACGGAGCGCCACGAGCTGCTGGGCGACTACCAGATATATATTGTCAAGCTCATCTTCATCAATGCCATTCTGGCGCTGTCGCTCAATCTCATCTATGGCTTCACGGGGCTTTTTTCGCTGGGGCATGCCGGCTTCATGGCCATTGGCGCCTATGTGGGCGCCCTGTGTACCCTGCTGCCCGAACAGAAGGAAATGATGTGGATTCTTGACCCCATCATTTGGCCCTTTTCCGTGCTGCACACGCCCTTTTGGGTGGCCGTGCTGGCCGGCGGCCTGGTGGCGGCCGTCTTTGCCCTGGTCATTGCTCTTCCGGTACTGCGCCTGGGGGATGACTATCTGGGCATTGCCACGCTGGGCTTTGCCGAGATCATCCGCGTGCTCATTGTCAACATGACCGCCATCACCAACGGTTCGCTGGGCATCAAGGGCATCCCGGCCGAGGCCACCCTGCTGACCTGCTACGCCTGGATGATCGTCACCCTCATTGTGCTGGCCCGGCTGCTGTTCGGCAATTTCGGCAATGTGCTGCGCTGCATACGCGATAACGAGATCGCGGCCAATGTCATGGGCATCAACGTCTTTGGCTACAAGGTGCTGTCCTTCTGTCTGGGGGCCTTCTTTGCCGGTGTGGGCGGGGCGCTGCTGGGCAGCCATCTGTCCACCATCGACCCCAAGATGTTCAATTTCCTGCTGACCTTCAACGTGCTCATGTTCGTGGTGGCCGGCGGTCTGGGATCGCTGACGGGCAGCCTGCTGGGCGCGGGCATCATCACCGTTCTTCTGGAATGGCTGCGCGCCATCGAGGAACCCATGGACCTGGGCTTTGTGGAGATTCCCGGCATTCCCGGCATGCGCATGGTGGTCTTTTCGCTGGTGCTGCTGCTGATCATCATCTTCCGTCGCGAGGGAATCACGGGCACGCGCGAGCTGACCTGGAAGGTCTTCGGCATCGGGAGGAAGAAGGCATGA